The region AAAGGATTAGGGAACTCCAAAAGGTGGACCCTAAAGCTCTCCAAAAAATCTTTCCGAACGATAACTACAGATACGGAAGAGCCTTGGAAGTGAATTGGATGGGAACTCTTTGGTCCGAACTAAAAGTAGAAGAAGGGAGCGGAGCCCTAATTTCCAAAAAATTGAATATACTTGGGGCCTTCTTCTTGGATCTGGATCGAAAAGAATTGTACGAAAGGATCGATTCCAGGGCCAAAAAAATGATAGAATCCGGAATGGCAGAAGAAGCGAAAAGGGTCTCAGATAAATACGGGGAAGATTGTCCCGGTCTTCAGTCCTTAGGTTATAATTTCGCGCTTGAAAATATTAAAGGAACGTCCAATCTTGAGACATTCTTTGGGAATTTAAGCCAGTCTCATAGGAATTACGCCAAACGTCAGATTACTTGGTTTCGAAAGCAAAAGATTTTGGAACAGGTCCATCCGAGTGAAGCGTATAAAAAGATAAAAAATATAAACGGATAAAAATCTATGTCTGCTAAAAATAATATACAGGACCAACTGCTCAATACGGCTAGAAAAGAAAAACTAGAATTGACCATCTATCTTCTAAACGGAGTTCCTCTAAAAGGTAAAGTGGTAAGTTTCGATAATTTTACTATAGTCCTTGAGCAGGAAAATAAGCAGAGTTTGGTGTATAAACACGCGATCTCAACGATCATTCCTGCCAAAGTAATCAAACTTTATACAGAAGAAGCAGCAAAAGAAGCTCCTTCCGCCTAAATGTTCCGAAAGATAGGCCGGGCACTTTTCATTCTATTTATATTAGCGGGGATACTACTGGTATCCTATCCGCTTTTCTTTATAAAAGAAGGAGAGGCTTTGCTTGTCTGGGAACAAGATTCCAAGTTAGTTTCCTTCGTTCGTGGTCCTGGCTTTGCCTATGAACCGGCCGTAATCCAGTTCTGGGACAAGTCTGTTCGTAAAGAATCCTTAAACTCTTTGGCTTTGGAGTTGGATATTCATCACGATCTTTCTTCCGGATTATTTTCCGAAAAATCGGAAGAAGGTAAGATCAGAGCGAAACTGGATCTATCTTTTCATTTAGAGGAAGAAGGATCTAAAAAGTTTTTTCTCTCCGGAGGAAAGACAGACCAAGGCAGAGCAAAATATC is a window of Leptospira hartskeerlii DNA encoding:
- the miaA gene encoding tRNA (adenosine(37)-N6)-dimethylallyltransferase MiaA, whose amino-acid sequence is MIITAPTGAGKTALVRELDPSRFEIISFDSRQIYKELSIGTAAPSPEDCEKIPHHLVSFLSPAESIDAAKFVTKAEEALDDILSRGKIPVLTAGTGFYLNAFLYGMFPVPKITEDIKLKVESLSMEERIRELQKVDPKALQKIFPNDNYRYGRALEVNWMGTLWSELKVEEGSGALISKKLNILGAFFLDLDRKELYERIDSRAKKMIESGMAEEAKRVSDKYGEDCPGLQSLGYNFALENIKGTSNLETFFGNLSQSHRNYAKRQITWFRKQKILEQVHPSEAYKKIKNING
- the hfq gene encoding RNA chaperone Hfq: MSAKNNIQDQLLNTARKEKLELTIYLLNGVPLKGKVVSFDNFTIVLEQENKQSLVYKHAISTIIPAKVIKLYTEEAAKEAPSA